The Bacillus sp. NEB1478 genome contains the following window.
GTAACGGAAAAGAAAGTAGCCATTAAAGAAGATGAAACCGTAATGGATGTAATGAAAAATAATTTCAAACTAGACTTGATGTATGATGATTCTTTTATCAGCGGCATTGATGGAGTAAAGGGAAGTGAACAAGACAAAACATCATGGTTTCTTTCTGTCAATGGTAAAGAAGCAATGAAAGGTGCAAAGGAAATTAAAGTAAAACCAGGCGATGTGATTGAATTCGACTTACATAAATATGAATAAATTAACACTCAGAAGAATGACTCTCCTAGCACTATTGACAGCATTGTTAACTGTAGGAAGAATTTCCTTTGCCATCATTCCTAATGTACAGCCAAATACGGCAATATTGATTATTGCATCCTTCGTATTAGGACCTATACAGGGGCTTATACTTGCAATCTTGAGTACAATAACGACAAATCTCTATTTAGGGCATGGTTTATGGTCTATCGGTCAAATGGTTGCCTGGGGTCTTATTGCGATTATGAGTGGTTTGTTAGGCAAATATAGACATAAGACACCTTGGTGGATTTTAAGCTTGTACTCAGGTTTTTGCGGCTTTCTGTTTGGATTTATTATTTCATTGATCATGGGCGGTATAGTCGTTCAAAAGTTCTGGCCATATTATTTATCTGGTCTCCCTTTTGATTTTAACCACGCAATAGGCAATGTCATTTTCTTCATTGTTTTATATAAACCACTGTTGATTGTAATGGAACGGCATTTGAAAGGAAGAGAACATGGAAGGGCTGCTTAATAATAGCAGTTCTTTTTTTTATTTGTTAATTGATAAGCTGTGAATCTCGTCGTCAGTTTCGTTTTTGCGGTACTCACGTATTGTAATACGCTCCGTTCCTCGAAAACTTCACTTCCTCGACCTTCTTGCTACTCGTCGCAATTCGGAGTATTCGTGCAAGTACGCTCGTTTCTGAATTAACAAAGGGTTTAGTAGTGAAGCACCGAAGCTTATCTCCAGCTTTTTTTTTGGCCTAGTTCTTGATGGTTTTGGTTTTTAAATCAACCGATAATAAAGATGTTGATTGAAGCGGAAGATGCGAGACTCCTCGAAAATGAAAATCATATTTTCTTCGTACGATGTAACGCTGTTGAAGTTTTCCTTATCCTGCGGGATCAGCGTGCCAGCCACTTGAGTATTCTTCTCGCAAGGCATGCGACGAGGAAGCTCGATTCATCAGAATTTTCGTGCAGACGCAGGAGTAGGATTTAATAAGCATATGCAGTGGCTCACCGCCCGCCCCACGGAAAGCGAGCATCCTGCAGCGAAGATCAACTACACTTCTTTAAATAGCAACTAAGTTTACGATAACAGCCTATTTTTATATGAATTTTACAAAAAAGTAGTTCAATTTTCTTCTTTGGTGAATAGGATAGTAAAGTTGATGATTAGAACCTAGGAGGACAAAATGAGAGATTATTTAAACCGTTTCTTTGCTGTATTGTTTTTGACTCTATGTATAAGTGTATTGTTTTTGGGAGGGAAACTTGGAGCATAAAAGACTTGATAGATAGCTATATTCATGTTACATATGGTAAAACGTTTTTAAAAGGAGACCAATATGCTAACAGATTATCATGCTCATCTGGAAAAAGGTACCTTGTCAATCGATTATTTAACGCAATTTGTTGAGACTGCAAGACAAAAAGGAATTAAAGAATTCGGAATCTCTGAACATGCCTATCATTTCTATGAAACCAAAAACATCGTTTCTAAACCTTGGATGGAAGAAAGACGATATTATGCGATGAATGATTATGTACAGCTGTTCAGCAAAGCAAATGACCTAGGAATGGATGTTAGGATGTCTATCGAGATGGATTATACGCCAGGCAGTCATGATGAGATGGAAGCTTTCATTAGCAGCTATCCATTTGATTATGTCATTGGATCTGTTCACTGGGTAGACGATTTTGGCATTGATTTGGCAGAATTCAGAAAAGAATGGGACCGCAGGGATCTATATGAGACTTACAGAGCTTATTATGATCAGATTGTAACCCTTGCTGAATCCAATTTATTTGATATCGTTGGGCATATTGATCTTGTGAAAATTTTTAATTATGTACCAAAAGATAAAGAGTTTATGCAGGAACAATATGAGCGTGTAACAGATGCTATCAAGAATTCCAAAACATGTGTTGAAGTTTCTTCAGCGGGTTTGAGAAAACCTGTTGGAAGATTATATCCTGAGCCAGAGCTTTTATCTATGTGCTATAAAAAAGGAATACCAATCGTTCTTTCCTCAGATGCACATGAGCCGCATCAAGTCGGTGAAAACTACGCAGCGTCTATCAAATTAGCAAAAGAGGCAGGCTACAAATCTCTCATGACATTTAAAGAAGGCAGACGCAAAGAAGTTGAATTAGGGTAAAACAAATAAAGTATCATTAAAACAGCAAAATCAACGATAACTAGAGAAGAAAGGAGCTGCCACATGATGTGTAGCAGCTCCTTTTAACATTTTTATTTAAAGTTCAAGAGGTTTGCAGACTATTAGATCCTCGATCCCCGCAAGTTCCTTTTGAATATCTTCTGATGGCTGGCTATCAAACGTCAGCACCATCATTGCTTCTCCTCCGGCTGTCTTTCTTCCAACGTGCATAGTTGCGATATTTATATTTCTTTGCCCTAAAAAAGCTCCTACTTTACCGATGATTCCTGGTGTATCACGATGTTCGATATATAAAAGTGAACCTTGAGGCACAAAATCAACCGTATAGCCATTTAATCGAATGATTCGTCCTCCAAACCCTTTTACTAAAGTGGCGGAAAGTGTGAAAGTATGGTTTTGACCGGTTACTTTTACGTGGATGATGTTTGGATAGCCAAAATCGTCTGTACCATGTTTTTCTCCGACTACAATACCTCGTTCATTTGCAGCGATCATACTGTTCACATCATTAACTGGTCTGCCTAGTCTCGTTTGTAAAAATCCGCAAAGAAAACTGCGTGTTAATGGAGTTGTATCTGTTTCAGATAAAGTTCCTCCATAACCGATTGAAATTTCCTGAACTGGCTCCTTAAAAAATTGAGTAGTAAAGGAACCTAGGTCATTAGAAAAATCATAATAGGCGATTAGTTTTTCATACGTATCTTTTGATAAGGAAGGGAAGTTAACTGCATGTTTCAAAGGTTTGTTGAGAATAAATGATTTTATTTCATCGCTGGCCATAAATGCTACGTTCAGTTGTGCTTGAACGGTAGATGCAGCAATATGAGGGGTGACGACAACGTTCTCATGTTCAATTAATGACCGATTAACAGGTGGTTCTTGTTCAAACACGTCGAGAGCACAGCCTGCTAGGTGACCATTGTCTAAGTAATAAAGAAGAGCTTCTTCGTCAATGATGCCCCCGCGTGCACAATTAAGGATAAATGCCCCTTTTTTTGCGTTTTTCAGGTTGTCGGCATTTAAAAGTTTATGGGTATCTTTCGTTAATGGAGTATGAACTGTAATAATGTCACTTTGCTGAATGAGTGTGTTAAGATCAACAGATGTAACAGAGAGTTCTTTTTGTTTTTCAAGCGGAAAGTAAGGGTCAAAAACAAGGACGTTCATCGAAAAGCTTTTTGCCCGTTTAGCAAGTTCTGAGCCGATTCTTCCCATTCCTACTATGCCAAGTGTTTTTTGATAAAGTTCTTGCCCAGTATATTTTTTTCGGTTCCATTCTCCGGTCTTTAAAGAGTGGTTTGCTTGCGGAATATTTCTCAGCAAAGACATCATCATGGCCCATGTGTGTTCAGCGGTTGAAATCGTATTACCTTCTGGAGCGTTTACGACAAGTATCCCTTTTTTTGTGGCTGCTGCTACATCGATGTTATCAACACCTACCCCAGCACGGGCGATTATTTTCAAGCTAGGCAGCTTATCTAATACATCTTCAGTCACTTTTGTCGCACTTCGAACCATGAGGCCGTTAATTGACTCCGGTTCTTTTATTTCGTCGAGTTTTCCGAAGATCAGTTTGACTCCATCTAAATTTACTAAAGGTTCTACGCCATCTTTCTTTATTCCATCGCATACTAAAACAGTAGTTGTCACGTTTCCACCCCTTGTATTGTTTATAAGTAGTATCAATATTTTGATAATTTAACACATTCCTAGAGGGTGTACAACCATGTTTTTTAAGGATAGCGCTTTCATTTAAAAAAAGAAAACTAATTGACAATGAGAATCATCCTTAATAAAATAAATAAAAAACCCTCTTATAAAAAGAGGGCATAATATGAATTATTCAAATTTTAGTGCATCACCATCAAAAGGATCATCTGATACTTTAATAGAATCAGTAGGACAGCCTTCAAAAGCATCTTGCATATCTTCTAAAAGCACATCTGGAATTTCCACAATTCCTTGGTTATCATCTAGAGTAACAAATGCAATCCCCTCATCATCATAATCATAAATGTCTGGTGCAGCTGCTCCGCAAGCTCCGCATGCAATACAAGTTTCTTTGTCAACAATCGTGTACTTTGGCATAAAAAATTACCTCCTATGGAATTGGAAAACTGATCCGATAATACATATTTAACCATTTTTAAATAAGTGTGTACTAATCATATTGTAATAAGTATCAGTACACATTTCAATAGAAAATTAGATTCCTCATCTATCTCTATATCCCAACCTCCCTTGAAATAAACCCATTGAATGAAACTCATTCTCTTAAATCCGTATAATCTGATAAAATAGGTGATAGTGTGGTGATCAAAATGAATATTTGCAATACCATAATTCTGAACGTATTACGGGAAATTAACGGAAGCCGAAAATGGTCAGGTGTCTATTATATACTAACAGGTAAAAAGACATCCCAATCATTATCAGATAGCCAATGGTTCGGACTTGAACCTTATTATTCTTCTTTAAAAGGGATATCAATCGTAAATTTTCAAGAGGAACTTGAACGTTTACTACACTTAAACTGGATTGAAACAAAAGGAGAAGAAGACAAGTATTTTGTTACTGAACTTGGGGTTTCTGCATTAGAAGCTGAGAAAGAACGTTTCATTTTTTTGGAAAAGCTGAATGGGTTAAAGTATTCTTCGATTGATCGGCTTTGCTGGCAAGTTATTTCTTTATACTGCCAGGCATTATCTAATTCTATTTATGGATTTAAAAAATATTCTCCAATTGTACGAGAAAGATTTGCGGTACAGCAAGTCAAGGAAGTTTTTCCGAAATCTGCCCAGAATAGAGAAACGGTTGCAAAACAGCTCTTTTCTGAATTGTTTCTAGTTCTCTCAGAAGCTGATGGCGTTTCTGCAGAAGTTTTTGTAAGAAAACTATCAGGCTATGATCGCATCGGATTTACATATGAGCAAATTGCAGAAGAATTAGATCTTACTAAATTGGAATGTATGCTTCGGTTTCGTGCTGTTCTGCACCAGCTGATAAGCCTAACAGACCAGGATCCTGAATCTTTTCCAGTTTTGTTCTCTCTTATAAGTATGTTTATTGCAGCTCCGCCATTAACAAATTCTGCTTCACTTACTTATGAATTGCTGAGGAAGAAAAAATCAATTTCAGAAATTATGAGAATCAGAAGGTTAAAGATGAGTACATTGGAAGATCATCTTGTGGAAATAGCTCGTACCATTCCAAGTTTTTCAATTCAGCCGTTCATAAGCGAAGAGGAAATTAAACAGGTGGTCACTTATTTTTATACGAATAAGGAAAATAAACTGCGTCCGATTAAAGAAGCTTTTCCTCACTTATCTTATCTGCAAATCAGGCTTGTTCTTGCCAAGGAAGGTGGAAGTAATGGAACTTGAAGAAGCTCTCAAACACTATTATTCTTTTGATGTATTCAGACCAGGACAGAAAGAGATTATTACTGATTTATTAAGTGGTCATGATGTATTAGGAATGCTTCCGACTGGAACAGGTAAGACACTTATTTATCAGTTAACTGCAACTTTATTAAAAGGCAGAGCATTGATAGTTTCTCCTTTGGTATCATTGATGGAAGATCAAGTTGAACAGTTTAAGCTTGCGGGATTTAAGAATACGATCGCTTTGAATAGTTTTCTCGATTACTCTGATAAACTATTAATCTTAAGTAGGATAGAAAACTATCAATTCGTATTTGTTAGTCCCGAAATCATTCAAAATTCTTATGTAAGGGATGTATTGTTATCCATCCAATGGTCCCTTTTTGTTGTAGATGAAGCCCATTGTATCTCGCAATGGGGCCATGAATTC
Protein-coding sequences here:
- the serA gene encoding phosphoglycerate dehydrogenase, with the protein product MTTTVLVCDGIKKDGVEPLVNLDGVKLIFGKLDEIKEPESINGLMVRSATKVTEDVLDKLPSLKIIARAGVGVDNIDVAAATKKGILVVNAPEGNTISTAEHTWAMMMSLLRNIPQANHSLKTGEWNRKKYTGQELYQKTLGIVGMGRIGSELAKRAKSFSMNVLVFDPYFPLEKQKELSVTSVDLNTLIQQSDIITVHTPLTKDTHKLLNADNLKNAKKGAFILNCARGGIIDEEALLYYLDNGHLAGCALDVFEQEPPVNRSLIEHENVVVTPHIAASTVQAQLNVAFMASDEIKSFILNKPLKHAVNFPSLSKDTYEKLIAYYDFSNDLGSFTTQFFKEPVQEISIGYGGTLSETDTTPLTRSFLCGFLQTRLGRPVNDVNSMIAANERGIVVGEKHGTDDFGYPNIIHVKVTGQNHTFTLSATLVKGFGGRIIRLNGYTVDFVPQGSLLYIEHRDTPGIIGKVGAFLGQRNINIATMHVGRKTAGGEAMMVLTFDSQPSEDIQKELAGIEDLIVCKPLEL
- a CDS encoding histidinol-phosphatase, producing MLTDYHAHLEKGTLSIDYLTQFVETARQKGIKEFGISEHAYHFYETKNIVSKPWMEERRYYAMNDYVQLFSKANDLGMDVRMSIEMDYTPGSHDEMEAFISSYPFDYVIGSVHWVDDFGIDLAEFRKEWDRRDLYETYRAYYDQIVTLAESNLFDIVGHIDLVKIFNYVPKDKEFMQEQYERVTDAIKNSKTCVEVSSAGLRKPVGRLYPEPELLSMCYKKGIPIVLSSDAHEPHQVGENYAASIKLAKEAGYKSLMTFKEGRRKEVELG
- a CDS encoding ferredoxin; the encoded protein is MPKYTIVDKETCIACGACGAAAPDIYDYDDEGIAFVTLDDNQGIVEIPDVLLEDMQDAFEGCPTDSIKVSDDPFDGDALKFE
- a CDS encoding ECF transporter S component — its product is MNSTYINMNKLTLRRMTLLALLTALLTVGRISFAIIPNVQPNTAILIIASFVLGPIQGLILAILSTITTNLYLGHGLWSIGQMVAWGLIAIMSGLLGKYRHKTPWWILSLYSGFCGFLFGFIISLIMGGIVVQKFWPYYLSGLPFDFNHAIGNVIFFIVLYKPLLIVMERHLKGREHGRAA
- a CDS encoding DUF4430 domain-containing protein produces the protein MKKLVAVFAVLMMMLAGCGTDETKKTSDQPKTEQAKKQEVTVKITKDNGKEKVTEKKVAIKEDETVMDVMKNNFKLDLMYDDSFISGIDGVKGSEQDKTSWFLSVNGKEAMKGAKEIKVKPGDVIEFDLHKYE
- a CDS encoding helix-turn-helix domain-containing protein, encoding MNICNTIILNVLREINGSRKWSGVYYILTGKKTSQSLSDSQWFGLEPYYSSLKGISIVNFQEELERLLHLNWIETKGEEDKYFVTELGVSALEAEKERFIFLEKLNGLKYSSIDRLCWQVISLYCQALSNSIYGFKKYSPIVRERFAVQQVKEVFPKSAQNRETVAKQLFSELFLVLSEADGVSAEVFVRKLSGYDRIGFTYEQIAEELDLTKLECMLRFRAVLHQLISLTDQDPESFPVLFSLISMFIAAPPLTNSASLTYELLRKKKSISEIMRIRRLKMSTLEDHLVEIARTIPSFSIQPFISEEEIKQVVTYFYTNKENKLRPIKEAFPHLSYLQIRLVLAKEGGSNGT